One segment of Mugil cephalus isolate CIBA_MC_2020 chromosome 14, CIBA_Mcephalus_1.1, whole genome shotgun sequence DNA contains the following:
- the LOC125019501 gene encoding gap junction alpha-9 protein-like, producing the protein MGDWNFLGGILEEVHIHSTMVGKIWLTILFIFRMLVLGVAAEDVWNDEQSDFICNTDQPGCRNVCYDQAFPISLIRYWVLQVIFVSSPSLVYMGHAIYQLRALEKERHGKKAALRRELEAVDAELVEVKKRIEKEVRQLEQGKLNKAPLRGSLLCTYVAHIVTRSVVEVTFMTGQYVLYGHRLSTLYKCEREPCPNVVDCFVSRPTEKTVFMMFMQAIACISLFLSLLEIIHLGYKRVKKGILDFYPHLKDDLDDYYVTKSKKNSVVHQVCMGTSVGRKSTIPTAPSGYTLLLERQGNGPNYPLLNASSAFVPIQGDPGARPDVHKDAKEDVPSPTEHNSNSNNTSSETRSPPADKQDDPEEPPECARSSEYPTLPAAEASSCCSAPSGVARKTRRVTPPWHCSTVVEGNGSDSGDSYHGGSSSMKLRCGGGGGGGGPRPRVLSRSDIKRPSRSQSPDSNGELSSVSRHSRESNSPATSSPKGRASVASSTGSRRAPTDLQI; encoded by the coding sequence ATGGGAGACTGGAACTTCCTGGGAGGGATCTTGGAGGAGGTGCATATCCACTCCACCATGGTGGGGAAGATATGGCTGACCATCCTGTTCATATTCAGGATGCTGGTGCTGGGCGTCGCGGCGGAGGACGTGTGGAACGACGAGCAGTCCGACTTCATCTGCAACACGGACCAGCCCGGCTGCCGCAACGTCTGCTACGACCAGGCCTTCCCCATCTCCCTCATCCGCTACTGGGTGCTGCAGGTGATCTTCGTGTCCTCGCCCTCCCTCGTGTACATGGGCCACGCCATCTACCAGCTGCGCGCCCTGGAGAAGGAGCGCCACGGCAAGAAGGCGGCGCTCCGCCGGGAGCTGGAGGCGGTGGACGCCGAGCtggtggaggtgaagaagaggatCGAGAAGGAGGTGCGGCAGCTGGAGCAGGGGAAGCTCAACAAAGCTCCCCTCAGGGGCTCCCTGCTCTGCACCTACGTCGCCCACATCGTCACCCGCTCCGTGGTGGAGGTGACGTTCATGACGGGCCAGTACGTCCTCTACGGGCACCGCCTCAGCACCCTTTACAAGTGCGAGCGGGAGCCGTGTCCCAACGTGGTGGACTGCTTCGTCTCCCGGCCCACGGAGAAGACGGTCTTCATGATGTTCATGCAGGCCATCGCCTGCATCTCCCTGTTCCTCAGCCTGCTCGAGATCATCCACCTGGGCTACAAGAGGGTCAAGAAGGGCATCCTGGACTTCTACCCGCACCTGAAGGACGACCTGGACGACTACTACGTCACCAAGTCGAAAAAGAACTCGGTCGTGCACCAGGTGTGCATGGGGACGTCCGTGGGACGGAAGTCGACCATTCCCACGGCGCCCAGCGGCTACACGTTGCTGCTGGAGAGGCAGGGCAACGGGCCCAACTACCCCCTCCTCAACGCCTCCTCCGCCTTCGTCCCGATACAAGGGGACCCCGGAGCGAGGCCGGACGTCCACAAGGACGCGAAGGAGGACGTGCCGAGCCCCACGGAGCACAACAGCAACTCCAACAACACGAGCAGCGAGACGCGTTCGCCTCCCGCGGACAAACAGGACGACCCCGAGGAGCCGCCGGAGTGCGCGCGCTCCTCCGAGTACCCGACGCTGCCCGCGGCCGaggcctcctcctgctgctcggCGCCGTCGGGGGTCGCCAGGAAGACGAGGAGGGTCACGCCGCCGTGGCACTGCTCCACGGTGGTGGAGGGGAACGGCTCCGACAGCGGGGACTCCTACcacggcggcagcagcagcatgaagctgcgatgcggcggcggcggcggcggcggcggccccAGGCCCAGGGTGCTCTCCAGGTCGGACATTAAGAGGCCGAGCAGGTCCCAGAGCCCGGACTCTAACGGGGAGCTGAGCTCCGTGTCCAGACACAGCCGGGAGAGCAACAGCCCCGCCACCTCCTCCCCGAAGGGTCGAGCGTCGGTGGCGAGCAGCACCGGCAGCCGGCGAGCCCCGACCGACTTACAGATCTGA
- the LOC125019520 gene encoding C-Myc-binding protein: MSQYRASETKREQFRRYLEKSGVLDTITSVLVALYEEANKPDDALDFIKLHLGATGPEPVDAQALRMELSDLQQKCNLLMEENKELRNKLMQYEPAPDGEAAE, encoded by the exons ATGTCACAATACAGA GCCTCAGAAACGAAGAGGGAACAATTTAGGAGATACCTTGAAAAATCTGGGGTCCTTGACACAATAACAAGTG TTTTAGTGGCTCTTTATGAAGAGGCCAATAAACCTGACGATGCTTTGGA TTTCATAAAGCTTCACCTCGGGGCGACGGGTCCGGAGCCGGTGGACGCTCAGGCTCTTCGCATGGAGCTTTCTGACCTACAGCAGAAATGCAACCTGCTCATGGAGGAGAACAAAGAGTTGAGGAACAAG CTGATGCAGTATGAACCAGCGCCTGACGGGGAGGCAGCCGAGTAG